A genomic region of Microlunatus sagamiharensis contains the following coding sequences:
- the arc gene encoding proteasome ATPase, producing the protein MSGSSYGSGLGGSSYEDRESLLVQIGALREELARLRERVSAHPHDLAVLERRLTDARAEARTTTANNERLAATLREARDQIVTLKGEVDRLAQPPASFGVFIAAAEDRTADIFTSGRKMRVSVSPDVDLEALEPGREVMVNEAMNVVRALDFDEVGEIATLKEVLEGGERALVVGHGDEESVVRLATRLQEGPIRAGDSLLIDRRVHFAYERVPKLEVEELVLEEVPDIDYSVIGGLGGQIEAIRDAVELPFLHKDLFAEHQLKAPKGILLYGPPGCGKTLIAKAVANSLAKRVTEKTGVEGRSFFLNIKGPELLNKYVGETERHIRLVFQRAREKASDGMPVIVFFDEMDSLFRTRGTGVSSDVENTIVPQLLSEIDGVEGLENVIIIGASNREDMIDPAILRPGRLDVKIKIERPDAEAARDIFSKYLLPSLPLHTEDLDEFAGDAERTVRGMIERTVERMYTDTEENQFLEVTYAGGDKEILYFRDFNSGAMVQNIVDRAKKMAIKDLLDTGVKGIRIGHLLQACVDEFAENEDLPNTTNPDDWAKISGKKGERIVFIRTLISSKKGTQAGRSIDTVTNTGQYL; encoded by the coding sequence ATGTCCGGTTCCAGCTACGGCTCTGGCCTCGGTGGTTCGTCCTACGAGGACCGCGAGTCCCTGCTCGTCCAGATCGGTGCGCTCCGCGAGGAGCTCGCCCGGCTCCGCGAGAGGGTCTCGGCCCACCCGCACGACCTGGCGGTCCTCGAACGGCGGCTGACCGACGCGCGCGCCGAGGCGCGCACGACGACGGCCAACAACGAGCGACTCGCGGCCACGCTGCGCGAGGCCCGCGACCAGATCGTCACGCTCAAGGGCGAGGTCGACCGGCTGGCGCAGCCGCCGGCGAGCTTCGGGGTGTTCATCGCCGCCGCGGAGGACCGGACGGCCGACATCTTCACCTCGGGCCGCAAGATGCGCGTGAGCGTCAGTCCCGACGTCGACCTGGAGGCCCTCGAGCCCGGCCGCGAGGTCATGGTCAACGAGGCCATGAACGTCGTGCGGGCCCTGGACTTCGACGAGGTCGGCGAGATCGCCACCCTCAAGGAGGTCCTGGAGGGCGGCGAGCGCGCGCTCGTGGTCGGCCACGGGGACGAGGAGAGCGTCGTCCGCCTCGCCACCCGGCTGCAGGAGGGCCCGATCCGGGCCGGTGACTCGCTGCTCATCGACCGGCGCGTGCACTTCGCGTACGAGCGCGTGCCCAAGCTCGAGGTCGAGGAGCTCGTCCTCGAGGAGGTGCCCGACATCGACTACTCGGTGATCGGGGGGCTCGGCGGTCAGATCGAGGCGATCCGCGACGCGGTCGAGCTGCCCTTCCTGCACAAGGACCTCTTCGCCGAGCACCAGCTCAAGGCGCCCAAGGGGATCCTGCTCTACGGCCCGCCCGGGTGCGGCAAGACGCTGATCGCCAAGGCGGTGGCCAACTCGCTGGCCAAGCGCGTGACGGAGAAGACCGGCGTCGAGGGGCGCAGCTTCTTCCTCAACATCAAGGGCCCCGAGCTGCTCAACAAGTACGTCGGCGAGACCGAGCGCCACATCCGGCTGGTCTTCCAGCGCGCCCGTGAGAAGGCCTCCGACGGCATGCCGGTGATCGTCTTCTTCGACGAGATGGACTCGCTCTTCCGCACCCGCGGCACCGGCGTCTCCTCCGACGTGGAGAACACGATCGTCCCGCAGCTGCTGAGCGAGATCGACGGCGTCGAGGGCCTCGAGAACGTGATCATCATCGGCGCGTCCAACCGCGAGGACATGATCGACCCGGCGATCTTGCGACCGGGCCGCCTGGACGTGAAGATCAAGATCGAGCGTCCCGACGCCGAGGCCGCGCGCGACATCTTCAGCAAGTACCTGCTGCCGTCGCTGCCGCTGCACACCGAGGACCTCGACGAGTTCGCCGGCGACGCCGAGCGCACCGTGCGCGGGATGATCGAGCGCACGGTCGAGCGGATGTACACCGACACCGAGGAGAACCAGTTCCTCGAGGTCACCTACGCCGGTGGGGACAAGGAGATCCTGTACTTCCGGGACTTCAACTCCGGCGCCATGGTGCAGAACATCGTCGACCGCGCCAAGAAGATGGCGATCAAGGACCTGCTCGACACCGGCGTGAAGGGCATCCGGATCGGCCACCTGCTCCAGGCGTGCGTCGACGAGTTCGCCGAGAACGAGGACCTGCCCAACACGACCAACCCGGACGACTGGGCCAAGATCAGCGGCAAGAAGGGCGAGCGCATCGTCTTCATCCGGACGCTGATCAGCTCGAAGAAGGGCACCCAGGCCGGCCGCTCGATCGATACGGTCACCAACACCGGGCAGTACCTCTAG